The window GAACACCCTGTTTGATGATCAAATAGGAGTTGCTTTGAGCCGGATTGTGTAGCTTATTTCTCCTCTTTCTCCTTTTAGGCTTCCGCCCTCTAtctcacaaaaaaaatatttaaattagtttttcttaaaaaatcaatttattttggTATGCAAAGGATATATTAGGAAGactataaaataattaatttgtatattttttatattatgtaacGGGTCAAAATATTAAAGGAACATATTAATTTGGGATAAGGTATTAATATGTTCTCaagggtgccttctatggttactttgtttttgacagaataaagtttactttgtttttttcaccattggatgatggtggactttaacaaagtaagttcatccaatggtggtaaaaacaaagtaaggcttactttgtcaaaaacaaagtaaacatagccTACCCCTGTTCTCAAGGTATATGTAAGAAAGCTAATTTAATCCATATATACGAAACAATTTCATTCCAGTCACAATGTTTATCAAATAGCGCAATCAAAATCTCACTAAAAAAACTGACATCAGATGATTGTACTGTTAACCTCTTCACATAGAGTGTGAGTGTGAGTGTGATTTGAGATTTTAGAGTATAGGTGGAAATCGTGTTTTAAAGGAAGGTTTTTGAAATTAAAGAAATTGTATGTTTTGTATGTGCTCATATTTTGGATTGTGTTATGCAACATGGATCGAGTTGTGGCGCCTAGGTTTAAAGGCTAACGACACCAACATTTGATGTGCCAATTTCTGTTAGTGAAAACTTTAATTACATCATTTGACAAACATTGTGACTAAAATGTTATTGTTTTGTACGTTAAAACTAAATCAGAAATTTCTCAAAAATCTTGAGGTTATTTGACACTTTATCCTATtaatttaggagaaaaaaaaactattgttTGATATGTGAAAAGTAAAAGAATAACTACCAAAATAACGTCAGAGTTTTTTGACAGAATCAATTAGTCTCCATATATAAAACACTACCATTTCAGTCGTAATATTTGTGAAATGATACAATTAATTAACTAACCAAACTCGATACTAGGGCAGTTACCCCAGAGTTGCAGGTTCGAATTCAGCTCCCGTTTTGGCATGCAGCGAAGCGAATAAAGGAGCGAAAGAACATTTATTCCAACCTAATCGTATAGAGTATACAACTTTTCTCGTAGATCGGTGTGATTTTACGAAGCGGCTAAGCATAGTTCGCTCgcgttgataaaaaaaaaagctttgcCGCAACTCCTTAAAATTACTTGTTGTATCACACACTCCTTTCTTGCATTCTTTCCCATGAACCTATTCGAAACCTAATTACTAACTTCTCGGAAGTAAGGAAAGGGCTCAATGGAGGTAAGCAAGAAGCTGTTATGGCCAAGCCAATGCTATAGAAAGAAACTGTAAACTAGTATTATATCGTAGTCAATCATATGATATAACGTTTGTCAATTTGTAATGTGGAAAATGTAAatgatattaaaattaaattggcTTTACAAAAACCTTAAGAATGTTTGATTACCTTATCCAAGAAATAAATTTGACTACTTTATGAAATCCTTacattaagaaaaaaaagtctAAGACATTTTaatagaaaagaatcagaataacagaaaattattaaaaaaatctgAAAATCAAATCTTGTCTAatttatttcattaatttagtGAAAGAATATGAGAATAGGAATTtaaaaatacataaattatGACTTTTAGATCCTATTTAGACTGGCGAATGGAAACAAACAAAGAGAGAGAGGTGTAAGAAAGAAGTGAGCCAGCCTTAATTGTAGCTCAACATTTCCTATGACTGCGCCTTATTCActcctcctcctctctctctcaTAACCATCTTCAACATTCAACTTTACACAGACGGATCGACCTTTTTACTTTCTTTCTCAATCGAATTGCATCGGTATTCTCAACAATCTCCCCttgttatttgtttattttgtgGGGGTTTTCCCCCTTTATCTGGATGAGTTCGTCCTTTTAGTTTTTGGAGGACCTTCATTGTTGTCTTTTGATGTTCATTTCATGATTTGTGTTGAATGCCGTGAAACAGTAAAGGATGCTTTGTATTGCAATGCTTGGTGATCTTTGATCGCATAATTGTAGATTAAAATGTATATTCTTATTCGGATTTGCTTCTCCTTGAAGAGCATTTTGATTCATACgagaaatttttctttttctccatTTGAATTCTTACTGTTAACATGATATGTGGATAAGTGGGAGAAGGAAATCTATCAATGGACAAACTAGAAATGTCATATACCCGGAGAGAGACCAAACCAACAATCTCCAATTTATATAGAATTTTAAAGTTTTTCCATGACAAAGTTTCAGATATTGACATGATTAACATACTTTGTATATTGCTTTATAGTTTATATTGTCTACTATTTGGTTATTATCcttaattgttaaaaaaaatgatactgTTTACATTTCTCTGTGTTGGATAGTTCTTGGTTTCACAGTTGGAGAAAGTGAATTGAAGATTAGAATATGTCCTCTTTGGCAAACTCTGCCAACATATTTTGGCATGACTGCCCAGTTGGGAATTCAGAGAGGCAGAAGCTGCTAAATCAGAAGGGATGCGTTGTGTGGATAACAGGCCTCAGTGGTTCAGGTCTATCTTGTCCACAACTTTTACTGTTCTTTGATACATTTGGACCATTCAAGCATTAAACTCTTGCTGCTTTACTTGGCTCTTGGGGAGGCTGCATTGTCCTAATATGTATtccttatatttattatctTAGGGAAAAGCACGCTAGCGTTCTCCCTGAGCAGAGAGCTTCATACTAGGGGAAAGCTGTCCTATGTTCTTGATGGAGATAATGTTCGGCATGGACTGAACAAAGGTTTGGGTTTCACTGCTGAAGATCGAACAGAAAATATACGAAGGATTGGTAAGTATGATTTTGTTGTAATATCACATTTTGTGTAGGAATAAGCGGCTGGGAAAAACTTTGCAATACATTCTTAATCTTTTTCTAGGTAAAGGACAGGCATTCACAATGACATCAAACGTGGTTTGGATATAGTGGAAGTTGTATGACCTACTTGGTTGACAAAAGCTTGTGAAGGTCTTAGAGTTTAACAAATTATCTAAAAAGTTAATCTGATTAATGTCATGGTTATGGGAGTCCAGTATTTTATTTGTGCATTTTCTTTAGCATATGTAACTATCTAAGTGCTAATGACTCTGTATGGGTCAGTTCGGAAGCTACCAATGGTTGGTCATACAATTGGGTATCAGATTTTGAATTATAGTGACCAACCCTTAGTTCAGTGTTTCAGATTTTCAATTACAGTGTTGCAGAAGTGGAAGGGGTTACAAATATCATTAGAAGGAATTGAAACACGGGATGTATTAATCAAAGAATTTGCATGTTTTCCAACTGCTCAAGCATTACAGATGCGAGCAAGTTGTCAGCAAACAAAATTAACTTTTGTTTTAAGTAATGAGAAGAATAGGGTCACATGAAATTCTGCTCTAAGTATCAATATCTTGACAGTGGACCATTGTGTCAATTGTAGAGAAAAGGGCAATCAAAAGGCATAAAAGCTTCTGATTTAGAAATTAAAACCTTAACATTAATCAATCTCAAGTTTAGTGCAGCATATTGTAGCTGCATTATGGATTTTTTGTGATGCATTTCTGCTTCATTTATCACTAATTACATGTTTTGTTCCATTCAGGGGAAGTAGCAAAACTCTTTGCTGATGCGGGTTTGATATGCATTGCCAGTCTGATATCACCATACAGAAAAGACCGGGATGCTTGTCGTGCTATGTTGCAGGATGAAAAGTTCATTGAGGTAAAATTTCATTATGATGGTGGTTGTCTGTGTGACAAGTAATTGCTTCTTAAATATGGAATGTCAATTTGCCTGTATCTGTGTAGGTTTTCATGAACATGCCTCTATCATTGTGCGAGTCAAGAGATTGCAAAGGGCTTTACAAGCTCGCACGTGCTGGAAAGATTAAAGGTTTGGTCGTGAAACATTATACTGATACGTATTCTTTCATTGAAGTGGGATTCTGTTTATTTATCCTCTCAGTCGCACACCAATTTGAATGCATGCATGGTAACTATTATAAAGAGCATATGAGTAAAGTCACAAGTAGTTGCACTTATTTCCAGTCCACATATTCCCCATCCTAAACATGAGATTTTCCAACCAGGTTTCCTGATGGATGTAGGTTCTTCAGATCTTTTACTAGAGAAATGAGTACGATTCTCCGAAAAACACCTTCTATGAAAACTACATTCTAGAATGCAATAACAATAAACCAAAGATTTTTCAATATACTTTGAGCATGATAAAATCAGGTCTGCAAAACAAATATTTTAACTGCAATAACAACAATCCAAAATTTGTACagtgatcatgaaattctgtGCAATTTGTGTCATTGATATTATTGCTTGATTATTTGGCTATGGTCATTTGCATGTTGCAGTGCTGAGATTTTGATATTTCAGACCTGATCCATATTATCTCACATTTGATGATCACAAAACTGAACAAGAAAAAATATTTAGAACCATAAATAGAAGTGGCGTCTCTAAGCTAATAGTATATCCTTccatttatggagattcttggTTCTAGATGGCTATACAAACATGTAAACTTTCTGTTCATTTTTCCTTATATAATGTGATAATGTTGGGTTGCAGGTTTCACCGGAATAGATGATCCTTATGAACCACCTTTGAACTGCGAGGTCTGTATTTGTTTGACTGTTGCTCTAATGCAACATCGTAATTGCCTTAAAAGGAATTGCATATAAACTTAATACACCTATTGATATAATTTCTACATAGTGAAGTATAATTGTTTATTTGGTGCAGATAGAAATAGAGGAGAAAGATGGAGTTTGCCCCACACCAGTTGCCATGGCTGGGCAAGTAGTATCTTACTTGGAGAACAAAGGATTTCTGCAAGATAATTGACTCCACTGATTCTGTTGTGTCATCAACTTAATCAACTTGCCATACCTTGTTCAACTTCAACAGTATCCCAGCTCCATATGTAGATTTGGCTgctgtgtttttgtttttagaAAGTTTGGTGATCAATCATTGGGACTTGTTCTTTGTGTTCATTCTGAGCAGTCACCATCTAAACAATTTTCTCACCTTAGATATATTGACtcgtacaaatagatataaaatgTATGTTTGAGAGGATTCTGATGACATTATTTTCAAGTAAAGCGGTATACTATTTCTATTTGATCTGTTTCTTTGATGCATTGCGAAGAAGGCATTTATCCATTATTGTTGTTGATTGCACTCATGTTACCTATTGCCaactcaatttatttaaagtaattTGTGTATAATGATCCCTAATCTTGTTAAAAGTTATAAACTCTTGAATCAATCAAGATTTTAATGATTATTGTTAAGGAACAGATTGAACAAAAAGCTTAAGGTAATAATCACGCTGCCTCACGCTAGGATTCGAATGTTTGATCATTTGGTCTAATAGGTTCTGATATCATGTtaagaaattaattgaaataaaagattGAGTTGATAGTTAAGGTTCAAGAAACAGTCTCAAAGGACTGCAGCATGTAAGAgacataattattatctataagATAAAGAAATATGAATTATATCTTTGATACAACTCTAAGtataaacaaagttcaaattATACTACTTATATTATACAACGTAATGGAGATGTGGGGATCAGAGTATTTGGACCGGGTATGGACTGCTCTATGGGTTTGAACATGCTCAGCCGGCTACCTATAGGGTAGTTTGGTTAAGTTAAGTGGGCTTGACTCATATTCCTCATCAAGTAGTCCTCCCTCCTTTTTTGAAAGAGGCGTAGCCGTGCCCGGACCATTTAATTTGAGTTGTCATTGTCGTCCGTGATTGGCTATCGCATAAATATGTCGGAGCGGTTGATCGCGGAGCGCGTTGCTAGGGATTGGTTTGAACTAACGTTCACGGAATAACTGGATAGGCGACCGTTCGGGGGAGGGGGTAACGATGTCAGTGTGATTATTCACGGAACGATATGAAGAAGTGGTCGACAAGCTCTTTGTGCAAAGAGGGCTCGACTCAAAAAATTAATGTGTCAATACCAAACCTACCCAAGATCGATATTGATTCGGCTTCTTAACACCCATATTCACTAACAAACCATCATCCCTCAGTAGATGCCTCAAATTACTATGCAGACAGTCAAAGAAGTTGTTCAAGAACTATATATGCTTGGCCTCTATCTTGAGTTCCATAAACCATATCTTTATGCTACTATTATGGAGAACCCTTATCCAAGGAGATACAAAGTCCCTGACTTCACTTTATTTTTATGGGAAGATGGTTTGTCAACCTTAGAGTGTGTAGCAAAATTTACAATCCGATATGGGGAGCTGACCAACTACCCTAACTTTAACCACATTAAGTTGAGTCTCTTCCCAAATTCCCTAATGATGCCAATCTTCAGTTGGTATTATACTTTGCCCGGGAACTCTATTCATGGTTGACCTGAGAATTTCATACTCAAATATTCAGGGCAAAACCAAAGTATGTGTTATTTAACTTTTTAGACTTACTCAAAAGGGAGGACAAAGAGCAGATcagtttattgcttgttttaaaaagttaaagaaatGCAACATGTATCTCCCATAGGTAGAATATGTGAAAATGGCTCAGAGGGGGCTCAACATCGAGCTAAGGAAGAAGTTCCAAGGTAAGGAGTTGAAGGAATTCTATGAATTAGCCACCAAAGTGACAAAGTGTGAGGATATACTCAGGGAAGATAATCAGAGAAAGAAGAGTGACATGAGAACCTATtgtcaaaaaatatataattataaggTTGCAGTGGCAAATCTGAAAAGTTTTAGAACTCATGTTTGCCTATTACTATCTTAGACCCATGGAGGACATGAGACATTAAAAAAAGCTTTCAATGCTAACCCTCTCTAGTTCGGCTTTGATGTTACCAAGACTAATGCACTTTTTGACTTTCTTCTAAAGGAAAAATTTATTACTTTACATGTAGGTCAtaaattaccaaaaaaaaaaaaaggaggaaaCGAGAGGAAAAATATGTTGTAAATACCATGATTTGTGGAATCATTCgaccaacaattgttggggGTTCAAGAACATTGTCCATGATAGGATCAATGGGGATTATTCAAATTCCTAAAAAATGAAACAATGCTGGTAGACGAAGAT is drawn from Euphorbia lathyris chromosome 9, ddEupLath1.1, whole genome shotgun sequence and contains these coding sequences:
- the LOC136205142 gene encoding adenylyl-sulfate kinase 3, with the protein product MSSLANSANIFWHDCPVGNSERQKLLNQKGCVVWITGLSGSGKSTLAFSLSRELHTRGKLSYVLDGDNVRHGLNKGLGFTAEDRTENIRRIGEVAKLFADAGLICIASLISPYRKDRDACRAMLQDEKFIEVFMNMPLSLCESRDCKGLYKLARAGKIKGFTGIDDPYEPPLNCEIEIEEKDGVCPTPVAMAGQVVSYLENKGFLQDN